A genome region from Macaca nemestrina isolate mMacNem1 chromosome 20, mMacNem.hap1, whole genome shotgun sequence includes the following:
- the LOC105497191 gene encoding ras-related protein R-Ras → MSSGAASGTGRGRPRGGGPGPGDPPPSETHKLVVVGGGGVGKSALTIQFIQSYFVSDYDPTIEDSYTKICSVDGIPARLDILDTAGQEEFGAMREQYMRAGHGFLLVFAINDRQSFNEVGKLFTQILRVKDRDDFPVVLVGNKADLEAQRQVPRSEASAFGASHHVAYFEASAKLRLNVDEAFEQLVRAVRKYQEQELPPSPPSAPRKKGGGCPCVLL, encoded by the exons ATGAGCAGCGGGGCGGCGTCCGGGACAGGGCGGGGGCGGCCCCGGGGCGGGGGACCTGGGCCCGGGGACCCCCCGCCCAGCGAGACACACAAGCTGGTGGTCGTGGGCGGCGGCGGCGTGGGCAAGAGCGCGCTGACCATCCAGTTCATCCAG TCCTACTTCGTGTCTGACTACGACCCCACTATTGAGGACTCCTACACGAAGATCTGCAGTGTGGATGGGATCCCGGCCCGGCTGGACA TCCTGGACACTGCGGGCCAGGAGGAGTTCGGGGCCATGAGAGAGCAGTACATGCGTGCCGGCCACGGCTTCCTGCTGGTGTTTGCCATTAACGACCGGCAGAG TTTCAACGAGGTGGGCAAGCTCTTCACACAGATTCTCCGGGTCAAGGACCGCGATGACTTCCCGGTCGTGTTGGTCGGGAACAAGGCGGATCTGGAGGCACAGCGCCAG GTCCCCCGATCAGAAGCATCTGCCTTCGGCGCCTCCCACCACGTGGCCTACTTTGAGGCCTCGGCCAAACTGCGTCTCAACGTGGACGAGGCTTTTGAGCAGCTGGTGCGGGCTGTCCG GAAATACCAGGAACAAGAGCTCCCACCCAGCCCTCCCAGTGCCCCCAGGAAGAAGGGCGGGGGCTGCCCCTGCGTCCTCCTGTAG